The Scylla paramamosain isolate STU-SP2022 unplaced genomic scaffold, ASM3559412v1 Contig17, whole genome shotgun sequence sequence ATGATTTAAAGTACATAGCCCGACAGTTTGATCTCTCATATCCATCTGGCATTCGGAAGGAAGAACTCCGAACTCAAATCCTAGTTCACCTTGGAGGTGGAGCCACTAGTGCTGCTTCACAGCACGACGCCAGTTTAATGCTCGAACTCGAAAAGCTGAAACTAAtggcagcaagagaaagagagagagaagagagagaactaaggcgAGAAGAACTAGcttttcaaaaagaaaaagcggaaagagatctggcatatgtaaaagaaaaggaggaaaaagaaagagaggagagagaaaaagaaagagaggagagagaaaaagaaagaatccacGAGACCCAACTCGCACAATTAAAATCTCGATCAACCACCACAGCTGACCTCAAACAAAAGTTAACTAAATATCTCTCACTACTCCCTCAGTTCTCTGACAAAGACCCCGAAACTTTCTTTGGACAGTTCGAGGACACAGCAGTACATTTTGAACTGCCCCGAGAAGACTGGCCTTGGCTTCTTAAACCCAAACTCAGCCAAAAGGCTTTAACTATTTTGAACGGCCTCGAAAACAACACGGATTACGACTGTGTCAAACAGGGCATCCTAGCGGCGTACTCCATTACCACAGAAGGATACCGTCAGTCTTTTCGAAAAATGTTCAAAACTCCGCAACAAACCTATCTAGAGTTTGCCTCAGAGAAACTGAGGGCTCTCAAGCGTTGGCTTAAGTCAGCCGCAATAACCACGTACGACAAATTAGTAAATCTCTTAGCCTTAGAAGAATTCATGCGTAAGCTCCCTTACTCAGTAATGTTAcacatcaccaacaaagaagaaacagatcttCTCAAAGCCGCTCAGTTTGCGGACCTTTTCTCCCTGGTGAATCGCAAGGCAACCTCAGACAAGCTGACCGAGACTCCTAGTGGTAAGATAAACTCAGGTAACTCAGGGGTTGGTAAAATGACCGGCAGTAGTACTCGACCACCTCTATTTTGTGCATTTTGTAAAGAACTGTCCTAATCCCAAGTGCAAGGTAGCTCAAACATATCCTGCCAAGCCAgttgctgggctgggctgggctgggtcGGTACCGCCCTCACCTGGGGAGCTGCTCGCCCCACCATGAGGAAAGACAccatggctgctgctgctgctgctgcctgccgATGGGGAGGACAGCTGTTACGGTTACATTATACTGCCACACCTCTGGGAAGATGCTCCTTACCTAAACATTACAAGAGCACACAACTTTTTTGGTCTAAAGGGTAACTTTTCTTGTTCCCTACTTGAAAGAGTGGAAGTTGGTTGGTTGGATGTATCTACTGGTACACAAGCTCACCAACCCACAACTCTACCCAGTCACCAACACGTTTAACATGCCTACGAAAGATACAATTgtacaacttgaaaaaaatgaaataaaataagcaagaaTAACACTAGGGCCTCATCCTAGGAATCATCTATGTCTATGAAGAGTTATCTTCGATAAAAGGCAAGTCAAGGATGAGTTCCTTTGCAATGATGCAGAGATCTAGGCAGAGGTGAATCAAGGATACAGAGTTCCCTTAACTGCCATGACGCAATCAGGGCTGAGGTGGATCAAGGATGAAGAGTTCCCTTGCAGTGACGCAGAGATCAAGGACTAAAAGAAATCACGGTAATTCTTAAGAAATACACCTCCACACAtatcttattaatcttttcccctctctctcaacaagctTGGGGGCACGTGGGGAATCGGGGGTTTTGGGGGGGACATAAAAGACCGATAAATGGACTTTgaaaatctagggaaatttccctagaataaaaaaatttggGGTAAAATTTAAGTTTTAACCAATATGCCAGAATAAttatatacctaacctaactggggAGGCTGCGcccccccctggaccccccctaagtttactaacctaacctatgctttcaacctaacctaacataacctaacctaacctggggctgcgccccctcctcctttaaCATTGTATTGTAACCTTAATATCAAGGAGCGATCAGTAAAACCTTTACAGACATGTAGCTATACTACTTACACTTCTTGAAAGCACACCTTACTGAAAATAATCTTGGGTGCGTTGTTCTTAAGATTTTCCGAAATCACGGTAATAAGTTGTAGTGTAGTGACGCGCAGATCAAGGTAAGAATGAAATGGGTGCTGCCCGTTTCGTCACCAAACTGTTTCGTCACCATTTTTTGAACCCGTTTCGTCACCTTCATTTACACCCGTTTCGTCaccaaatattttatttattgtaaaaacattaaaatattaaaaacaataaaacattaaaactataaaaacattaaaatatatttttttattttaaaaacattaaaatattaaaaacattaaaacattaaaactataaaaacattaaaatattaaaaacattaaaacattgaaaaagttAAAATACAGCAGTGAGGACATGTGCAGCTCTTATGTTGGACCAGGAATAAACTGCTTACAGCTTCTCAGAAAtttagttgtggtgatggattTCTCTTCGTAGGCATCCCACAACTTCCACAGATGGACCTGCTTcttattgtttccttttcttgtgcTGGATTTCAAGGATTGCTCAGCAACTAACTGCAACTGCAAGTTAACCATCATTGCTTCTTTGTGAAGAAGCGGAATGAGGAGGTATATAGATATGTTGTGTTTATTGGCGCGTGTGTTAATGCGTCTATGCCAGCCTTCGACATCATTGTTTGTGCGCACTAATCTTCGGAACACACACCAGTTGCCCACTGACCAGACAGTGTTATGAAGCCAAGTTTGACTTAGATAGTCAGTGAGTTCCCTTGTAGGCTCGCATAGCTGTGATCTTTCTTGTAGCGTTTCGAAGGCTGGTCGAATGTGACGTTTTGGCAGATAGGGAAGAGCAAAAAGTTGGCTTATAAAATCGTATACTGGACCACGCTCCATATAAGAAGTCGCTAAGCCAACTTGTTGCACTTTCCGCCACATGGCTTGAGCCCAATGAAAAGTGCACCCATGTAAATGAACAGAGGGATATACATTCCTTACAGCGTTCCACATAGCTACCTCAAAATCCATAATGACTTCTTCTACCTCTGGGTCTGCCTCCAGCAACGTATTGATGGCTTCAAACACTTTTCTatagtcttcctcttttttcccactCATCAAAACAAATAAGAGGGGCACTTGCTTTGCATGTTCGTCCGACTTAAGGAAGGCATGTATGGACAAAAGTTGATAAAATGGTTGCCGGACTATTCTAAATGTACCATCAATATACCACTGTTTGGTATTGCTCAAGAGGTGAAGTTGATTCTCAGTGGCCATGATAATATGGCGAGAGCTAATGAGGTTGGCATCATTTTCTATAATTACATCTGCTTGAATGAAATCTGGCGGCAAACTGTTAGCGATTAGTTCAAACTCAAGGTGAGACGGGTGGTGAGGTCTTTGAGATTGACGATGCCGGTTACCTTGCTTTACCAGGCTAATTAGTTTGGGTAACTGGTGGGCATTAGAGTGGGCTTCTTTATATGAGGCTAATTCCTCTTCTGCAATTTGGGCAGCTGATGTAAAGTTGTCGTGCGCACATCGATTTTTCACGGCTACCGATACTGCTGTTGCAGAAAGGAGTCCAGGTGTAGGGGGATGGCTGTGGGTGTGTTGCCCTGCCTTGAAATTTGCACCTCTTTGAATCACACTTGCTGGACACTTGTTATTCTTTTGGCGAATGGCACAAGTCCAATATGTTACAGattcagtttcctttcttattgTATATGTGTATCCATCCGAACCGTGCAGTCGTGGCTTCCCGCGCTTTGTACCACCGGGAACAATTTCAAACGTCACTGGTTGATTATCAGTTAGATTTTCTTCTATCAGTGGTTCATTTTCTAGGGAAATTTCTTGCACTGGGATAACTTGATCGATGGGTAAATCCACCGTAAAAGAACTGTTTAGATCAACTATAGTCATAGACTCATAGGAATCCTCCATCGAGTGGCGGGGCGTAGAGTAACAGTCACTACTGATGGGGGAGTGGTGGGGCGTAGCAGCGTTGGGCGTAGACTGACAGGCACCACTGACGGAGGAGTGGTCGAGCGGAGACTGACAGGCACTACTGATGGGGGAGTGGTGGGGCTTAGGGCATTCAGGGCACGTCCAGTCAAAAGATCCGCCCTCCTTCAATTCCTTGTTAATCCGcctgtaggaaaaaaaagtttattgacTGTGTATAATTATTACAAAATATCCACAgtaaactcaaaatatatcaatAGTAATAGAGTACCCATCATGATTTGCATTCTCACCTGTACATCTCCTGAGTCATGTTTGTGTCACACACTCTGTGTCTCCACTGGTGACAGTTGTCACACAGTAGAGCATGCTGCTGTGGTCGCACTTCCTTCCCACAACCTGAACAGGAGTGACTACTGGAGGCCATGCTGAGGTGAATGTCTGACTTGGTGTTGAGAAAACCGTCAATGGTTCCGATCAAGTCATCGAGCTAATGGATAAGACTGTCTCACTGTCACATTGTCAGTTTAATAGGAACCTCTCTCGGCGGCAGTTTCACGGGACCACAGGTTAATGCCTTTCTTTCAGCCATAACATTATCATttcactaactctctctctctctctctctctctctctctctctctctctctctctctctctctctctctctctctctctctctgagaaagaaagaatagagaaagaaagagataatgagagggagggagggactggccGCGGGCCGGCagcagagagagaatgagaaaaaaagaatgagagagagagagagagagagagagagagagagagagagagagagagagagagagagagagactgactgaccgtGGCCCGTCCTTATCTTATCAGGTGTCagttattttccctccctccatttcccatatttctctctctctctctctctctctctctctctctctctctctctctctctctgtgtatatatatatattcctccttcctcccccataaaCGTTAATTAACGATAGCAAAAACGTTTCCCTGGCGTGAATCCACAAATAGGTAACCGTTTGAAGCATTTGAGctaatctgtctttttttccgaTTCAGTATTCAGTGTGCATAATTTCGCACTTTCGTCATGGCTGCTCACCCGTGTGTATGGGTCTATCCCCTGTCCTTCCCGTGATCAGAGCAGCCCTCccgtcttcctcccctccccatcactctcatacatctgtgtgtgtgtgtgtgtgtgtgtgtgtgtgtgtgtgtcactttgtttttcttattttcctactcttcctctctttcatattcATTTCATATATACGTGATACTTGGATTACTGGACGATGGACACCAGCAGATTGGTGCGTGTTTGGTCAAAGCATACGCACAAATAATGACGTAGAGGGATATCACCGACGATTAAATGGCAATGCAGGCAACTCACATATTCCATTTTACGTTTTAGTTCCCCTCTTACACAAAGAAGCAATAAATGCTTAGTGGTGACGAAACGGATTGCACGCAGGTGGACAACGGAATTTTGTTGGTGACGAAATGGGTTTTTGGTGACGAACGGGGTAGGTGACGAACCGAATTGGTGACGAAGTGGGGTGTATCCAATGAAATCAAGGTGGTAATGGTTCCCTTGCTGTGACGCTGATCACGGTAAAACAAAGCAGGGAAAGAAACTCCCTTGCAGTGACACAAATATCAAGGTAAGAAGCAGACCAAGGCAATAAGCCCCTTTGCAATGACACGCAAACCAAGGCAACAAACAATCACAGACAATCCTTATGGctaggcggtgatggtggtggcggcgagtcTCCTACCACTCCTCACATTTCCCCACACACGGCCTGACAACTCACGTGCAGCTCACCACATCACAGCAAGACCCCTCACGTACCTGGAGCGACGTGCCTGCAGGAGAGTAGAGGCTGAGAAAGGCTGTGATGCCCCGAGAAAGGCGATGCTACGTTACTCGCGTGCGCCGTCAGTTGAAATCTGTGATCTGCCTTCAGTCTggtctcctctattcctctctctcatctctggcCTTGACTTCGGCTTAATTGTTTCACTGTTATAGTCGTTCTTTGTTAGCATTTATAGCTTTGCAAATTGTTGTTAGCGCGGATGTACTGGTATATAAGGGAATATACGGTTATATGTTTTCTAAGGTACATAACTGTTTATGagactaatttatttttttttcccagaaagTTCTAGATAGTTATGGGAGACTCTGTCAAGCAGGATTAGTTATCATTATCAACTCTTCATGAGTCATTTATGGATTCAGATTTGTATTACGCTCATCAAATACTAACTTTGTTAATGCTAGTATACGTGCGTATATCCAGCTTCCAACACTGACTTCGcctccacacctacacactTCCCTGATTCTTAACGTACTTTAATCAAATATTTTATGTATTAGGgattaataaaatatatattacgGCGTTCTTACTAAATACATCAGTGAAACAAGGTGCAGTAAGGTATGATATTAAAAAAGTAGGTGTCTGAGCGCTCTATCCGAACACAGGTACAGGTCAGCGCCTCTAGAATGTTCTGCCTCCATATCATGAAACCCTTCATTCTTCCATAAGCTTTATCGTCAAAGGACTACAGAAATGATTTAGTCAGGTACAGGAGATACAACAAGGGTGATACTAGCGAAGTCTTCAGAGTCAGTAATCAGTATTGGACAAGTaaattaagaggggatctgtcacacaggtcttcaagtggtatcaGAAACACAATACAGGTGACATAAGCAAATTGAGGACAATAATcaggataagacaagaaataatgggtttcttgataaattttgattaaagaatatatataagaagccaggtatatataagaagctctgtagcctctgaaaatagtcgtggtgatggagagagctaagcatttctgaatacgccACACACACTCGCAAGTCAGCCACCAACAAGGAATTGACTCcccaccgccgcctcctccctGCACCTTGTGTGGGTCTTCCCTCTtgaggaacacaaaaaaagaatgaacacCTGCCGGCCTGTAGTGTGTGGTGAGCTGCAATGCCTCATCTAAAGTAAGAGACGTGAGACAGTACAGGCAACggcttctccccacctcctACTCTACCctcaagtcagagagagagagagagagagagagagagagagagagagagagagagagagagagagagagagagagagagagagagagagagagagagagagagagagagagagagagagagagagagagagagttctaacaCAATGACTCattcttgcaacacacacacacacacacacacacacacacacacacacacacacacacacacagctacataTAGCCACTATTGTTTCGCTTTACTTGTGATTTTTGCCTCAGCACTTCTTCCTTTGTGGGCGTTTCtccagagtgagtgaggggttggcgccatgtacgagtctcctgcAGGTGTTTctgccttgcatcttcctctgtaaTTCCCATAATTTGCATCTCTGTCACAATTCCGTCCCTctgtctcactctctgtcttccctccgATTTTATTCCCTCAATTTGTTTCCTGCAGGCTCTTCTAATCGGTTCCTGGTGTTCTCTTCTTACTACGTGACAAACCATCTCATTGTTAATAGTCTTATCACTTCAGTAAAGCGTTCCACAACACTGATCATTATAAAGCTGAGATACACTACACCCCGACAACCAGCGTAGCGGCTCAGGAGGCAGCGAGCTAGGGTCAAGATGTGGCATACATAGGTCGTGATGAACTAATGACCTACACGAGACCCGAAGCCTtgtaagtggtgtgtgtgtgtgtgtgtgtgtgtgtgtgtgtgtgtgtgtgtgtgtgtgtgtgtgtgtgtaccagagTCCGTTATTTCTTTCGCTGCCCCTCCTTTAccagacaggtagacacacagacagataaaaagacatacaaacagacggagggacggatggacacacacacacacacacacacacacacacacacacacacacacacacacacacacacacacaaacacacacgcacacacacacacacacacacatacacacacacacacacacacatacacacacacacacacacacacacacacacacacacatacacacacacacacacacacacacgcacacacgcacacacacacacacacacacacatatatatatatatatatatatatatatatatatatatatatatatatatatatatatatatatatatatatatatatatatatatataatatatatatatatatatatatatatatatatatatatatatataagaatgaaagaaaaaagacgtaaATGATTTATCGTTGAATTACAGCATCATTTCCGGTAAAGTAGTTCAGCAATTAACTCTGAAGACAATAATACATAACAAGAACACCTGAATGGTAACATCCTCACCTGATTCACTTCCCTCCTTTGTAAGTTTGGCTGTCCCCTTCCCGCCACCAGCTAACTCCAACATGCCAACTGTGCTTCAAAGATTCAAATTCATAATATAAAAATGTCAAGGGAGAGGATTTCAGCACGCCAGCAAGCCCTCACTGGCACACAGGCAGCACCTCACCTGTGACTCATTAAGGTCTCTCACCTGGAGTGCCTTGCGGTGCGCGGCGTGGCGCGTGGGGTGTGGCTCCTGTGTggctctcactcactctgcaataagaacacaagggcacaaacacacacgaaggCAAGGGTTGGTCctgtacgtggcagtccctgtacactCGTTAAACATGCATggctgtttccacctgtcatctccttcacaaccttctttcagtgttctctaatgactcaccactcaCAAAGTTATTAcagaacgtaagaaaatcaCAAAGTCagagaaactgcaagaagccatcaggcctacacgtggcactccctgtgtcAAACATGCCTACctctttccacctgtcatccccatccagaAATTTGTCAAGTCTTCTTTCACAGCTCCCACTTGACGCGGCACTAACAACATCAATGCACTGTTTATTCTATTCACCCATCACTTTATTTGCGACCTAATTCATTCTTATCTTATGTTaaatctattatcattattattattattattattattattattaatactgttatcattattactattattattatcattattattgttgttgatgttttaattactaatattacacaattctgaatctctctctctctctctctctccgcaggaAAAAAATCCCAAGATCCccccaccgaaaaaaaaaaattcttccagCATccacataggagagagagagagagagagagagagagagagagagagagagagagagagagagagagagagagagagagagagagagcccttatATAAAGGCCAACATGCCCTTATATAAGGGCATGTTGGCTGAGGATGTTGGATACAGAGATAGAAGGCAGAAGACGACGTGACAGACCAAAAGGTGGAAGGATCGCATtggagaggacctgagggagagagctgagtggagaggaggttggggacagagccttgtggagaaGACTAGAGAGGAACAGCGACCTCGTATGAACATTGGAACTgccgcagaagaagaagaagggaaatgtAACCTTTTCAGCTcggaggtgaggggggaggggaaaggaggggagagaagaggggaacagcacACTCCCCCGTTCATTCCCATCTCCAAAAAttattccctctcatctccgcaTTCCCGTTATccatctccccaccctcctcgcccctcgcttcctccaccaccttcccatCTCCAAAAACATCCTCCCATTCTCATTACAATCTCcccatcatttcctttctccccttcccaatTCCTCATTACTCCTCAACTATGTACAGACACCtacccatctctccatctcccccattcctccctacacaaccttcactccttccccttaCCTACCTGCACATCTGCCCATCTCCAAATTCACTATTCCTCTTAATTATCTACCCATTTCCCCATCTGCCCCCCCAAAACCCCCATTCCCCAACCATCTATCCACCTAcctatctccccatctccccaccctctcctcgTTTTGACCCCAGGAGGAAATTAAGAGGTATCAAACCAGACGACTTGGGAACCCTGGTTAAAATGTTATCTCCGGTCTTCATATCTTCCCCTCCTGACGTGACTTTTAAGCATCACCATTAATAAACACGTAACAAATCTCTCCTGACTCCATTGATGCTGGTCGCTGTCTATCATGCACCAAAAATGTGAACCTGCAGGATGATAATTAccatgaaacagaggaggaggaggaggaggaggaggaggaggaggagacaggatgaTATCATATTTTGTATTAATTCAAAATCGTAAATACCAGAACTTTCTGACTAATGTATAAAATTTCTTGTATTCTgactctccacacacacacacacacacacacacacgtccgaTGGGCCTAACGACATCCAATAAAATCTAAATTAGGCTTATAAATTCTGCAGGAAACACTtcagggtaaaaaaaatataaataaataaactttatttttttcccttccttcagtgTAAAATATGTTACGAGTTCCAGTTttgtttccatgtgtgtgtgtgtgtgtgtgtgtgtgtgtgtgtgtgtgtgtgtgtgtgtgtttacgtgaaTGCTTAGGAGAGAACACACATGAAgtcgcaataataataataataataataataataataataataataataataataataataataataataatcccaggTATATTGTACAGGTACTGACGTCTCACCTGCCGCCCACATCtaattggaagaggaggatgaacggAGAATCACCAACATAcctgtaagaagaggaagacttgTGTTAATGTACggcgtgaagaagaaaaataaaaaaaaacaagaacaagaacaagaacagaccacgaaaagaataagaacaggaaaataacaagaaaagaacaagaacaagaacaagagggcGATGACAtcatacaagaagaaaaagaagaagaagaagaagaagaaataaaaaaaagagaagaaaaagaagaatgaacaactggagaaaaaggaagaaaaataaccaaagacacgacaaaataaacaaacttaacAAATCAATAAGGAGGTCCACAGGTGACACAATTCTCACCTGTGTCTTCAAAGCTCATTAATGGAAGCGCTGGATAAAGGTAGCAGTGTTATTACCAACATTACACCACATTAACCAAAGCAAATCAACAAAATGGTCccgagtaagtgtgtgtgtgtgtgtgtgtgtgtgtgtgtgttacattaaTGGTGATGCGTGTttgataatgaaggaagatagcagcataatgaaggagaagaaggaagaaaggagagaagcttTGGGTGGAGACTTCATGggtggaacaaacaaacaacccacGCCACTAAATAATGTTTTGTCCAGCTCGGCAAACACGCGCGTTGTCCGTAACATATGCGCCTGTTATGCCCGGGACGACTCCTCTGGCTTTGGAAGTACTGCACATTTAAAACGAATATTCACAGTCTATAAAGTTTACGAGCGAATAACCGTAGCGGCGCCGCGGAGAAGGTAAAGAACAGGGAACACTTGCAGTGGACGCCCAGCCATTGACATCACGGGCGCCGGTATTGTGGGAGGCaagggaaagaagcaaggaaggtaTGGATGGACTGGTGTGTGAGTAGATCTTGCCTTTACAGAGGACAGAATACCGCCTTGCTGGACGCCTAATATTATCATtgattatcttgtttttttttccctttgtgtgtaagagggccactggtcaagggtaacaaaagactgatgaaagaaaaggcCTGTTCAAAGTGCCAGTCCATAAAGAAAGGGCAGAAAGGAtcatggaaaaaagggaaaaaggaaaaagaaaaggaaaagaaaaaaaaaaaggtttaggtGATGTTTTGTTTGACTGTTTGACTCCTTAATTGACTGactagctatttatttatttatttatttatttatttatttattttttacgtgcGAAGgtgtacagtaaaaaaaaaagttctctatTTTGTTGCTGCATAAACATCAATGAAGGAGGCAACCAAGTAaattatcaatcaatcaagcaagcaagcaaatcaATCCATATATTAATAAGCACAAAAAATCGCCTAGAATATATAAGAGTCTAGTTCTGGAGGTGAcaaattaactgactgactgactgattattgAACTGACCAACTGATGAACTGATGCACTGATtgcttaactgactgactgaatgactgactgactgactgattattgAATTGACCAACTGATAAACTGATGCACTGATtgcttaactgactgactgactgactgactgactgactggctgaatgacaGACTGGTTCCCTGATTGGTATTTTGGCGTTGACGTAATAAATCTAAGGCTATCACCAAGTAGGAtatataaaggaacacaaaggaagacaggagTAATGAGTAACCATGGCAAAGGGTTGGGGATTGCTTGTGAGCGAGAGAAAAT is a genomic window containing:
- the LOC135097312 gene encoding uncharacterized protein LOC135097312 produces the protein MASSSHSCSGCGKEVRPQQHALLCDNCHQWRHRVCDTNMTQEMYRRINKELKEGGSFDWTCPECPKPHHSPISSACQSPLDHSSVSGACQSTPNAATPHHSPISSDCYSTPRHSMEDSYESMTIVDLNSSFTVDLPIDQVIPVQEISLENEPLIEENLTDNQPVTFEIVPGGTKRGKPRLHGSDGYTYTIRKETESVTYWTCAIRQKNNKCPASVIQRGANFKAGQHTHSHPPTPGLLSATAVSVAVKNRCAHDNFTSAAQIAEEELASYKEAHSNAHQLPKLISLVKQGNRHRQSQRPHHPSHLEFELIANSLPPDFIQADVIIENDANLISSRHIIMATENQLHLLSNTKQWYIDGTFRIVRQPFYQLLSIHAFLKSDEHAKQVPLLFVLMSGKKEEDYRKVFEAINTLLEADPEVEEVIMDFEVAMWNAVRNVYPSVHLHGCTFHWAQAMWRKVQQVGLATSYMERGPVYDFISQLFALPYLPKRHIRPAFETLQERSQLCEPTRELTDYLSQTWLHNTVWSVGNWCVFRRLVRTNNDVEGWHRRINTRANKHNISIYLLIPLLHKEAMMVNLQLQLVAEQSLKSSTRKGNNKKQVHLWKLWDAYEEKSITTTKFLRSCKQFIPGPT